In Thermomonas paludicola, the following are encoded in one genomic region:
- a CDS encoding 5-formyltetrahydrofolate cyclo-ligase: protein MSSPSDRAALRKTLRERRRSLAAQQRIAAANDLATRLLALPFLQEHGSPVSGYVAGYWAMDGEIGLHAFQLRLPASLIYCLPMLHDDGTLRFAPWRAGDPLVTNRYGIPEPDISASAALTAEHMTLLVLPLVGFDAACNRLGMGAGWYDRSLAFRSAQAAPPWLVGAGFAIQRVDALHSEAWDVRLDAICCEDSTYLAKDTA from the coding sequence GTGAGCTCGCCATCCGACCGCGCCGCGCTGCGCAAGACACTGCGCGAACGACGCCGCAGCCTTGCTGCACAGCAGCGCATCGCCGCCGCCAATGACCTGGCCACGCGCCTGTTGGCGCTGCCGTTCCTGCAGGAACATGGCAGCCCCGTCTCCGGCTACGTGGCCGGCTATTGGGCGATGGATGGCGAGATCGGCCTGCACGCTTTCCAGCTGCGCCTGCCTGCATCGCTGATCTACTGCCTGCCGATGCTGCATGACGACGGCACCCTGCGCTTTGCGCCGTGGCGCGCGGGCGACCCGCTGGTGACCAACCGCTACGGCATTCCCGAGCCCGACATCAGCGCGAGCGCCGCGCTGACGGCCGAACACATGACCCTGCTGGTACTGCCACTGGTGGGCTTCGATGCGGCGTGCAACCGGCTTGGCATGGGTGCCGGCTGGTACGACCGCAGCCTCGCTTTCCGCAGCGCGCAAGCTGCACCGCCCTGGCTGGTGGGCGCCGGCTTCGCGATCCAGCGCGTGGATGCCCTGCACAGCGAAGCCTGGGACGTGCGGCTGGATGCGATTTGCTGCGAAGACTCGACCTATCTCGCCAAGGACACCGCATGA
- the ilvC gene encoding ketol-acid reductoisomerase: MTSNTPRIAIIGYGSQGRAHALNLRDSGFDVTVGLRPGGPTELKAKADGFTVKAPAEAVKGAQIVAVLTPDMVQPQLYGEVVEPNMDAGACLLFAHGFNVHYGQISPRDDLDVVLVAPKGPGALVRREYEIGRGVPSVYAVHQDRSGNAEQLALSYCAGIGGARQNAIRTTFQEETETDLFGEQAVLCGGATRLVQAGWETLVEAGYQPEVAYYECLHELKLIVDLFYEGGITRMHEFISETAQYGALTRGDYVVDANTRAQMKKVLTEIQDGSFARQWIAEYAAGNANYKAMKQADLEHPIETIGKKLRANMKWLDTAPALKPAEAA; the protein is encoded by the coding sequence ATGACCAGCAACACACCTCGCATCGCCATCATCGGCTACGGCAGCCAGGGCCGCGCGCACGCGCTCAACCTGCGCGACTCCGGCTTCGACGTCACCGTTGGCCTGCGCCCGGGCGGCCCCACCGAACTGAAGGCCAAGGCCGACGGCTTCACCGTGAAAGCGCCGGCCGAGGCGGTGAAGGGCGCGCAGATCGTCGCCGTGCTCACCCCCGACATGGTGCAGCCGCAGCTCTATGGCGAAGTCGTCGAGCCGAACATGGACGCGGGCGCCTGCCTGCTGTTCGCGCACGGCTTCAACGTCCACTACGGGCAGATCAGCCCGCGCGACGACCTGGACGTGGTGCTGGTCGCGCCGAAGGGCCCGGGCGCGCTGGTGCGCCGCGAATACGAGATCGGCCGCGGCGTGCCGTCGGTCTACGCCGTGCACCAGGATCGGAGCGGCAATGCCGAGCAGCTCGCGCTCAGCTACTGCGCAGGCATCGGCGGCGCGCGCCAGAACGCCATCAGGACCACCTTCCAGGAAGAAACCGAGACCGACCTGTTCGGCGAGCAGGCGGTGCTGTGCGGCGGCGCCACGCGGCTGGTGCAGGCCGGCTGGGAAACGCTGGTGGAAGCCGGCTACCAGCCCGAGGTCGCCTACTACGAATGCCTGCACGAACTGAAGCTGATCGTCGACCTGTTCTACGAAGGCGGCATCACCCGCATGCACGAGTTCATCAGCGAAACCGCGCAGTACGGCGCGCTGACCCGAGGCGACTACGTGGTGGACGCCAACACCCGCGCGCAGATGAAGAAAGTGCTGACCGAGATCCAGGACGGCAGTTTTGCCCGCCAATGGATCGCCGAATATGCCGCCGGCAACGCCAACTACAAGGCGATGAAACAGGCCGACCTGGAACATCCCATCGAAACCATCGGCAAGAAATTGCGCGCCAACATGAAGTGGCTGGACACCGCGCCCGCCCTGAAACCCGCCGAGGCCGCGTGA
- a CDS encoding TIGR02449 family protein produces MDKANLHGELHKLLARIDLLAGRMQRLQDENRSLRQQVEQMTGERAQLLNKQEQARSRVEAMIGRLKSLEQHT; encoded by the coding sequence ATGGACAAGGCCAACCTGCACGGGGAACTGCACAAGCTGCTGGCTCGCATCGACCTGCTGGCCGGTCGCATGCAGCGCCTGCAGGATGAGAACCGCAGCCTGCGCCAGCAGGTCGAGCAAATGACCGGCGAACGGGCACAACTGCTGAACAAGCAGGAGCAGGCGCGCAGCCGGGTGGAAGCGATGATCGGGCGGCTGAAGTCGCTGGAGCAGCACACATGA
- the ilvD gene encoding dihydroxy-acid dehydratase encodes MPDYRSKTSTHGRNMAGARALWRATGMRDGDFGKPIIAIANSFTQFVPGHVHLKDMGQLVAREIEAVGGIAKEFNTIAVDDGIAMGHDGMLYSLPSREVIADSVEYMANAHCADALVCISNCDKITPGMLMAALRLNIPTVFVSGGPMEAGKTGLAEHKLDLVDAMVIAADEHASDETVAEYERNACPTCGSCSGMFTANSMNCLTEALGLSLPGNGTMLATHADREALFKRAGRLIVELCHRWYGAEDATALPRGIATLEAFENAMTLDIAMGGSTNTILHLLAAAQEAEVAFTLRDIDRLSRRVPQLCKVAPNSPKYHMEDVHRAGGIMAILGELARGGLLHVDTATVHAQTLGEAIAQWNIATVDDEAVHTFYRAGPAGIPTQVAFSQSTRWPTLDLDRAEGCIRSVEHAYSQEGGLAVLYGNLAVDGCVVKTAGVDESIHVFEGRARVYESQDAAVAGILGDEVKRGEVVVIRYEGPKGGPGMQEMLYPTSYLKSKGLGKQCALLTDGRFSGGTSGLSIGHASPEAAAGGAIGLVRDGDRIRIDIPQRSIELRVDEGELALRRAEQDARGWKPAQPRGRKVSVALKAYALLATSADKGAVRNRELLDGA; translated from the coding sequence ATGCCCGATTATCGCTCGAAGACCTCCACCCACGGCCGCAACATGGCCGGCGCGCGTGCGCTGTGGCGTGCCACCGGCATGCGCGATGGTGACTTCGGCAAGCCCATCATCGCGATTGCAAATTCCTTCACCCAGTTCGTGCCGGGCCATGTGCATTTGAAGGACATGGGCCAGCTGGTGGCGCGTGAAATCGAAGCGGTCGGTGGCATCGCGAAAGAGTTCAACACCATCGCCGTGGATGACGGCATCGCGATGGGCCACGACGGCATGCTGTACTCGCTGCCCTCGCGCGAAGTGATTGCAGATTCGGTGGAGTACATGGCGAATGCGCACTGCGCCGACGCGCTGGTGTGCATCTCCAACTGCGACAAGATCACCCCCGGCATGCTGATGGCCGCGCTGCGGCTGAACATCCCCACGGTGTTCGTGTCCGGCGGCCCGATGGAAGCGGGCAAGACGGGGCTTGCCGAACACAAGCTCGACCTGGTCGATGCGATGGTGATCGCGGCCGACGAACACGCATCAGACGAAACGGTTGCCGAATACGAACGCAACGCCTGCCCGACCTGCGGTTCGTGCAGCGGCATGTTCACCGCCAACTCGATGAATTGCCTGACCGAGGCATTGGGGCTTTCGCTGCCGGGCAATGGCACCATGCTGGCCACCCACGCGGACCGCGAAGCGCTGTTCAAGCGCGCCGGGCGCCTGATCGTGGAGCTTTGCCATCGCTGGTACGGCGCGGAAGACGCCACCGCATTGCCGCGCGGCATCGCCACGCTGGAGGCCTTTGAAAATGCGATGACGCTGGACATCGCGATGGGCGGTTCCACCAACACCATCCTGCACCTGCTCGCCGCGGCGCAGGAAGCGGAAGTCGCCTTCACCCTGCGCGACATCGATCGCCTGTCGCGCCGGGTTCCGCAGCTGTGCAAGGTCGCGCCGAATTCGCCCAAGTACCACATGGAGGACGTGCACCGCGCCGGCGGGATCATGGCGATCCTCGGCGAGCTGGCGCGTGGCGGGCTGCTGCACGTGGACACCGCGACCGTGCATGCGCAGACACTGGGCGAGGCCATCGCGCAGTGGAACATTGCCACGGTCGATGACGAGGCAGTGCACACGTTCTACCGCGCCGGCCCCGCCGGCATCCCGACCCAGGTCGCCTTCAGCCAGTCCACCCGCTGGCCGACGCTGGATCTGGATCGGGCCGAGGGCTGCATCCGCAGCGTCGAGCATGCCTATTCGCAGGAGGGTGGACTCGCCGTGCTGTACGGCAACCTCGCGGTCGATGGCTGCGTGGTGAAGACCGCCGGCGTGGACGAGTCCATCCACGTGTTCGAGGGCCGCGCGCGCGTCTACGAAAGCCAGGACGCGGCGGTGGCCGGCATCCTTGGCGATGAGGTGAAGCGCGGCGAGGTGGTGGTGATCCGCTACGAAGGTCCGAAGGGCGGGCCGGGCATGCAGGAGATGCTGTATCCGACCAGCTATCTGAAGTCGAAGGGCTTGGGCAAGCAGTGCGCGTTGTTGACCGATGGCCGTTTTTCCGGCGGCACATCGGGCTTGTCGATCGGCCACGCGTCGCCGGAAGCGGCGGCGGGCGGGGCGATCGGACTGGTTCGCGACGGCGACCGCATCCGCATCGACATTCCGCAGCGTTCCATCGAATTGCGCGTCGATGAAGGCGAGCTTGCCTTGCGCCGCGCGGAGCAGGACGCGCGGGGCTGGAAGCCCGCGCAGCCGCGCGGACGCAAGGTCAGCGTGGCGTTGAAGGCGTATGCGCTGCTGGCGACCAGCGCAGACAAGGGCGCGGTGCGCAACCGGGAATTGCTGGACGGGGCGTGA
- the ilvG gene encoding acetolactate synthase 2 catalytic subunit, which produces MNGARWLAQALVAEGVDTLFGYPGGAIMPFYDALHDTPQLRHVLPRHEQGAAFAANGYARASGRVGVCVATSGPGASNLVTGIADAMLDSVPMVIVTGQVPTTLMGTDAFQELDVFGMTLPMVKHSFIARRVEDLPMIVGEAFRLARSGRPGPVLIDLPKDVQNADAAHLPAHVPLATDAPEPPRDASLHAALALIAQAQRPVIYGGGGIALGDAVAAFRTFVDATQIPTVLTLKGLGALPTQHPLNLGMLGMHGSRAANVAVQEADLLIVVGARFDDRATGKLAEFAPHARIVHVDLDACEIGKLRHADAGVRGDIVTALTRLTLPCAAHLHGRNGVARKAWRAQCKQRAQQHAARYDAPGEGVYAPALLKRLSELAPGAVVACDVGQHQMWVAQHWRMQHPRQHLTSGALGAMGFGLPAALGAQVARRDAQVICVSGDGSIMMNLQELATLRRYQLPVKIVLLDNQALGMVRQWQELFFDKRYSEVDLSDNPDFAAVAAAFGIQSLHVNRADHVEAALQALLAADGPALLHVAIDTAANVWPLVPPNRNNAQMLDAACADADAAAPARTATEMPHALPA; this is translated from the coding sequence ATGAACGGCGCCCGCTGGCTCGCGCAGGCGTTGGTGGCCGAAGGGGTGGACACCCTGTTCGGCTATCCCGGCGGCGCGATCATGCCGTTTTACGACGCCCTGCACGACACCCCGCAACTCCGCCACGTGCTGCCACGACATGAACAAGGCGCGGCGTTCGCGGCAAATGGATATGCGCGGGCCAGCGGGCGGGTGGGCGTCTGCGTGGCGACCTCCGGCCCCGGCGCATCGAACCTGGTCACCGGCATCGCCGACGCGATGCTGGACTCGGTGCCGATGGTGATCGTCACCGGCCAGGTACCCACCACGCTGATGGGCACCGACGCGTTCCAGGAGCTGGATGTGTTCGGCATGACCTTGCCGATGGTCAAGCACAGTTTCATCGCCCGCCGCGTCGAGGACCTGCCGATGATCGTCGGCGAAGCCTTCCGGCTGGCGCGTTCGGGCCGTCCCGGCCCGGTGCTGATCGACCTGCCCAAGGACGTGCAGAACGCCGACGCAGCACACCTTCCGGCGCACGTCCCGCTGGCCACGGATGCACCTGAACCGCCCAGGGATGCATCGCTGCACGCAGCGCTGGCGCTGATCGCGCAGGCGCAGCGGCCGGTGATCTACGGCGGTGGAGGCATCGCGCTGGGCGATGCGGTCGCCGCGTTCCGCACCTTCGTCGATGCCACCCAGATCCCGACCGTGCTGACCCTGAAAGGGCTGGGTGCCCTGCCCACCCAGCATCCCCTCAACCTCGGCATGCTGGGCATGCACGGCAGCCGCGCCGCCAACGTGGCGGTGCAGGAAGCAGACCTGCTGATCGTGGTGGGCGCACGCTTCGACGACCGCGCCACCGGCAAGCTGGCCGAATTCGCCCCGCATGCGCGCATCGTGCATGTCGATCTGGACGCCTGCGAAATCGGCAAATTGCGCCATGCCGATGCCGGCGTGCGTGGCGACATCGTCACGGCCCTGACCCGGCTGACGCTGCCCTGCGCCGCGCATCTGCACGGGCGCAATGGCGTCGCGCGGAAGGCGTGGCGCGCACAGTGCAAGCAGCGCGCACAGCAGCACGCCGCGCGCTACGACGCGCCGGGCGAGGGCGTCTATGCGCCGGCGTTGCTGAAAAGGCTGTCGGAACTGGCGCCCGGGGCCGTGGTTGCCTGCGACGTGGGCCAGCACCAGATGTGGGTGGCGCAGCACTGGCGCATGCAGCACCCGCGCCAGCACCTGACCAGCGGCGCGCTGGGCGCGATGGGCTTCGGCCTGCCCGCCGCGCTGGGCGCGCAAGTGGCGCGCCGCGACGCGCAAGTGATCTGCGTCAGCGGCGACGGCTCGATCATGATGAACCTCCAGGAGCTGGCCACGCTGCGGCGCTACCAGCTGCCGGTGAAGATCGTGCTGCTCGACAACCAGGCGCTGGGCATGGTTCGCCAGTGGCAGGAATTGTTCTTCGACAAGCGCTATTCCGAAGTCGACCTGTCCGACAACCCCGACTTCGCCGCAGTCGCGGCGGCCTTCGGCATCCAGTCCCTGCACGTCAACCGCGCCGATCACGTGGAGGCCGCCCTGCAGGCACTGCTGGCCGCCGATGGCCCCGCGCTGCTGCATGTCGCCATCGATACCGCCGCCAACGTGTGGCCACTGGTGCCACCCAACCGCAACAACGCGCAAATGCTCGACGCGGCCTGCGCCGATGCCGATGCAGCTGCGCCTGCCCGCACCGCCACGGAGATGCCGCATGCGCTACCAGCTTGA
- the rpiA gene encoding ribose-5-phosphate isomerase RpiA, which yields MSDAKKLAAEKAIEYVEDGMIVGVGTGSTVAYFIDALAPWKDRIKGAVSSSEQSTARLKSHGIDVIDLNAAGPLSLYVDGADECDPRKHLIKGGGAALTREKIIAEASERFICIVDPSKLVPVLGKFPLPVEVIPMARSLVAREILRLTGGQPVWRDGVVTDNGNVILDVHNLTIVDPVAVERELNQIPGVVAVGLFARRPADVVIVGGQPPQLL from the coding sequence ATGAGTGATGCCAAGAAACTCGCCGCCGAAAAAGCCATCGAATACGTCGAGGACGGCATGATCGTCGGCGTTGGCACCGGCTCCACGGTCGCGTACTTCATCGATGCACTTGCGCCGTGGAAAGACCGCATCAAGGGCGCGGTCTCCAGTTCGGAGCAAAGTACCGCGCGCCTGAAATCCCACGGTATCGACGTCATCGACCTGAACGCCGCCGGCCCGCTGTCGCTGTACGTGGACGGCGCGGACGAATGCGACCCGCGCAAGCATTTGATCAAGGGCGGCGGCGCCGCACTGACCCGCGAGAAAATCATCGCCGAGGCCAGCGAGCGCTTCATCTGCATCGTGGACCCCAGCAAGCTGGTGCCGGTGCTCGGCAAGTTCCCGCTGCCGGTGGAAGTGATCCCGATGGCGCGCAGCCTGGTCGCCCGCGAGATTCTGCGGCTGACCGGTGGCCAGCCGGTGTGGCGCGATGGCGTGGTCACCGACAACGGCAATGTCATCCTCGACGTGCACAACCTGACCATCGTCGACCCGGTGGCGGTGGAGCGCGAGCTCAACCAGATCCCCGGCGTGGTCGCGGTGGGCCTGTTCGCGCGCCGCCCGGCCGACGTGGTGATCGTCGGCGGGCAGCCGCCGCAGCTGCTCTGA
- a CDS encoding EVE domain-containing protein yields MSKPRRYWMMKSEPDAFSIDDLARVGTEPWNGVRNYQARNFMRDGMRVGDGVMFYHSNCKVPGIVGLATVASAAYPDSTQFDSRSHYFDPKATQETPRWFLVDIAFERKLRRIIPLEEIRSYADELGEGFALTARGSRLSVFPVTTSQWKLLLSLE; encoded by the coding sequence ATGAGCAAGCCACGGCGCTACTGGATGATGAAGTCCGAGCCGGACGCGTTTTCCATCGACGACCTGGCGCGCGTCGGCACCGAGCCATGGAACGGCGTGCGCAACTACCAGGCGCGCAACTTCATGCGCGACGGCATGCGCGTGGGCGATGGCGTGATGTTCTATCACTCCAACTGCAAGGTGCCCGGCATCGTCGGGCTGGCGACCGTGGCCAGCGCCGCCTACCCGGACAGCACGCAATTCGATTCGCGATCGCATTACTTCGACCCCAAGGCGACGCAGGAAACGCCGCGCTGGTTCCTGGTCGACATCGCGTTCGAGCGCAAGCTCAGGCGGATCATCCCGCTGGAGGAAATCCGCAGCTACGCCGACGAACTGGGCGAGGGCTTCGCGCTGACCGCGCGCGGCAGCCGGCTGTCGGTGTTCCCCGTCACCACCTCGCAATGGAAACTGCTGCTTTCACTGGAGTGA
- a CDS encoding ACT domain-containing protein: MRYQLDLTLRRAEGALVRVLGTAERRGFAPLSVDGDARDDGDRWHLRMTVEGEREPEGLLQQLAKLYDCLAVEMQPCR; encoded by the coding sequence ATGCGCTACCAGCTTGATCTCACCCTGCGCCGCGCCGAAGGCGCACTGGTACGCGTGCTGGGCACCGCCGAGCGCCGCGGCTTCGCCCCGCTCAGCGTGGATGGCGACGCGCGCGACGACGGCGACCGCTGGCATCTGCGCATGACCGTGGAAGGCGAACGCGAGCCGGAAGGCCTGCTGCAGCAGCTGGCCAAGCTCTACGACTGCCTGGCCGTGGAGATGCAGCCATGTCGATGA
- a CDS encoding threonine dehydratase, translating into MEPSVTAAHAVTASDVLAAQARLRRYLDVTPTHYAERFGCWLKLENLQRTGSYKVRGALNALLAARERGDLRATIAASAGNHAQGLAWAGYRLGMQAITVMPRTAPQTKIAGVSHWGATVRLHGDTYDEAKAFAAELAAQNGYRLLSAFDDPDVIAGQGTVGLEIAAAMRPDVVLVPIGGGGLAAGVALALKSQGVRIIGAQVEGVDAMARALRGDDAIVEPAATLADGVRVKVPGQLTRSLLHALLDDVVIVREAELRETLVRLALEEHVVAEGAGALALAAGKRVAGKRKCAVVSGGNLDAGVLARLLQDVRPRPPRKPRQRKQERLPPPAVKAFPLAAGLAAITCRSIPVPRQARAESEEELLA; encoded by the coding sequence ATGGAGCCTTCGGTAACCGCCGCGCATGCCGTGACCGCCAGCGACGTACTGGCGGCGCAAGCGCGCCTGCGCAGGTATCTGGACGTCACCCCGACCCACTATGCGGAGCGCTTCGGCTGCTGGCTGAAGCTCGAAAACCTGCAGCGCACCGGCTCCTACAAGGTGCGCGGCGCGCTGAACGCACTGCTGGCCGCACGCGAGCGCGGCGACCTGCGCGCCACCATCGCCGCCTCCGCCGGCAACCACGCGCAAGGCCTGGCGTGGGCTGGATACCGGCTTGGCATGCAGGCGATCACGGTGATGCCGCGTACGGCCCCGCAAACCAAGATCGCCGGCGTTTCGCACTGGGGCGCCACCGTGCGCCTGCACGGCGACACCTATGACGAAGCAAAAGCATTCGCCGCAGAACTCGCCGCGCAAAACGGCTATCGCCTGCTGTCCGCGTTCGACGATCCCGACGTGATCGCAGGGCAAGGCACGGTGGGCCTGGAAATCGCCGCTGCCATGCGCCCGGACGTGGTCCTGGTGCCGATTGGCGGCGGCGGGCTGGCGGCGGGCGTCGCGCTGGCGCTGAAGTCGCAGGGCGTGCGCATCATCGGTGCGCAGGTCGAAGGCGTGGATGCCATGGCGCGTGCCCTGCGCGGCGATGACGCCATCGTCGAACCTGCCGCAACGCTGGCCGACGGCGTGCGGGTCAAGGTCCCCGGCCAGCTGACCCGCAGCCTGCTGCACGCGCTGCTGGACGACGTGGTGATCGTGCGCGAAGCCGAGCTGCGCGAAACCCTGGTGCGGCTGGCGCTGGAAGAACACGTGGTTGCCGAGGGCGCTGGCGCACTGGCACTGGCGGCGGGCAAGCGCGTGGCCGGCAAGCGCAAATGCGCGGTGGTGTCCGGCGGCAACCTGGATGCCGGCGTGCTGGCCAGATTGCTGCAGGACGTGCGGCCGCGGCCGCCACGCAAGCCACGGCAACGCAAGCAGGAGCGACTTCCACCGCCGGCAGTCAAGGCGTTCCCGCTTGCTGCCGGCCTTGCCGCAATCACCTGTCGATCCATCCCCGTGCCGCGCCAGGCGCGCGCCGAATCAGAAGAAGAACTCCTCGCATGA
- a CDS encoding cell division protein ZapA — protein MSEPVTVRILDREYTIGVGDEERAGLAVAARLLDARMRELRGGNKLVPPDRLAVLTALNFAHELQQAKGTAAATADDSGTLALLAEANRKLDALLA, from the coding sequence ATGAGCGAACCGGTCACCGTCCGTATCCTCGACCGCGAATACACCATTGGCGTCGGCGACGAAGAGCGTGCCGGCCTGGCGGTGGCCGCGCGCTTGCTGGATGCGCGGATGCGCGAATTGCGCGGCGGCAACAAGCTGGTGCCACCCGACCGGCTGGCAGTGCTGACCGCGCTCAATTTCGCGCACGAGTTGCAGCAGGCGAAGGGCACTGCAGCAGCCACCGCCGACGACAGCGGCACGCTTGCCCTGCTGGCCGAAGCCAATCGCAAGCTGGATGCACTGCTGGCATAA